A region from the Desulfoglaeba alkanexedens ALDC genome encodes:
- a CDS encoding B12-binding domain-containing radical SAM protein gives MPKPPFVLLVNPWITDFAAFDLWAKPLGLLVLAALLRQGGCGVGFIDCLDRDDPFTNRHPEIMPGKDRAYGTGKYPRAPMAKPDAIQDIPRNYYRYGIHPESCLRRLAETPEPDMVWMTCSMTYWYPGVQLAVGLLRRVWPEVPVWLGGTYARLCPEHARRWTGATAVYTGTQVELPEVLKAATGFSVRNRPAWEILAKAPVPALDLLGRLRYAPILTGTGCPYRCPYCASGLLQPRRERRSADAVFGEIAGWHQLYGVADFAFYDDALLIDAEDSLKPALKRVARELPGLRFHTPNALHVRQLSAQWCDLLAAAGFRTLRLGLETTRPERQREWGGKVEETMFREAVKNLRASGFTAREIGAYLLCGLPGQKPSEVAEAIETVEAEGACPYLAEYSPIPGTPMWRQAVAESPYPVETEPLTHNNSFFAVRRPDFSLEDLEALKEKARRSRRRLLGDAAGGKHKR, from the coding sequence ATGCCGAAGCCGCCCTTTGTTCTCCTGGTCAACCCCTGGATCACCGACTTCGCCGCCTTCGACCTTTGGGCCAAGCCCTTGGGGCTTCTGGTTCTCGCGGCGCTGCTGCGCCAGGGGGGCTGCGGTGTGGGCTTTATCGACTGCCTCGACCGGGACGATCCGTTCACCAACCGCCATCCCGAAATCATGCCCGGAAAGGATCGCGCGTACGGGACCGGAAAATACCCCCGGGCTCCCATGGCGAAGCCCGATGCGATCCAGGACATTCCAAGGAACTATTATCGTTACGGGATTCACCCCGAGAGCTGCTTAAGGCGATTGGCCGAAACGCCGGAACCGGACATGGTCTGGATGACCTGCTCCATGACCTACTGGTACCCCGGCGTGCAACTGGCCGTCGGTCTTCTGCGCCGGGTATGGCCGGAAGTCCCCGTGTGGCTGGGAGGCACGTACGCGCGACTGTGCCCCGAGCACGCCAGGCGATGGACCGGCGCGACGGCGGTCTATACGGGAACTCAGGTGGAACTGCCCGAGGTCCTGAAAGCGGCCACGGGGTTTTCGGTTCGAAACCGACCGGCATGGGAAATCCTGGCAAAGGCACCGGTACCCGCCCTGGACCTGCTCGGGAGACTCAGGTACGCGCCGATTCTCACCGGAACCGGCTGCCCGTACCGGTGCCCGTATTGTGCTTCCGGCCTCCTTCAACCCCGCCGAGAAAGACGATCCGCCGACGCCGTCTTCGGTGAAATCGCCGGCTGGCACCAGCTCTACGGCGTGGCGGACTTCGCCTTTTACGACGACGCGCTTCTCATCGACGCCGAAGACTCGTTGAAACCTGCGCTGAAACGGGTCGCCCGGGAACTGCCCGGCCTTCGGTTCCACACTCCCAACGCGCTGCATGTGCGGCAACTTTCCGCCCAATGGTGCGACTTGCTCGCCGCAGCCGGCTTTCGGACGCTGCGGCTGGGACTGGAAACCACGCGGCCGGAGAGGCAACGCGAGTGGGGCGGCAAGGTGGAAGAGACCATGTTTCGCGAAGCGGTTAAAAACCTCCGTGCTTCGGGGTTCACCGCGAGGGAAATCGGCGCCTATCTCTTGTGCGGACTTCCCGGGCAGAAGCCTTCCGAGGTGGCAGAAGCCATCGAAACAGTGGAAGCCGAAGGCGCCTGCCCCTACCTGGCCGAGTATTCCCCCATCCCCGGGACACCCATGTGGCGCCAAGCCGTGGCCGAAAGCCCCTACCCTGTCGAAACGGAACCCCTCACCCACAACAACAGCTTTTTTGCGGTCCGCCGTCCTGATTTTTCCCTGGAAGATCTGGAAGCCCTGAAAGAAAAGGCCCGACGGTCCCGGAGACGGCTGCTCGGAGACGCCGCCGGGGGGAAGCATAAGCGCTAA
- a CDS encoding DUF1285 domain-containing protein codes for MTEHRKSGESEAGSEIIPSHIRVDAEGVWTYEGREIFRKDILDLFYERLRLNADGVYGLKWEGRFHALEVQDTPFVITRVDRRIDPETQREVIELTLRHLDRKEILDPRTLWVGRENVLYCRIRDGAFPARFSRPAYYQIAQWIQEDPENGRFFIECDGKRFPIRACDPALS; via the coding sequence ATGACAGAGCATCGAAAATCGGGCGAATCGGAAGCGGGTTCCGAAATCATCCCAAGCCACATCCGGGTGGATGCGGAAGGTGTCTGGACTTACGAGGGCCGGGAAATATTCCGGAAAGACATCCTGGATCTTTTCTATGAACGCCTCCGCTTGAACGCCGACGGCGTCTACGGCCTGAAATGGGAAGGCCGTTTCCATGCCCTGGAAGTCCAGGACACGCCTTTTGTGATCACGCGTGTGGACCGGCGCATCGACCCGGAAACACAACGGGAAGTCATCGAACTTACCCTGCGGCACTTGGACCGAAAGGAAATTCTGGATCCCCGAACCCTGTGGGTGGGTCGGGAAAACGTGCTGTACTGCCGGATCCGTGACGGAGCCTTCCCGGCCCGGTTTTCCCGTCCCGCCTACTACCAGATCGCCCAATGGATTCAAGAAGATCCCGAAAACGGAAGGTTTTTCATCGAGTGCGACGGCAAGCGCTTTCCGATCCGCGCATGCGATCCGGCGCTTTCGTGA
- a CDS encoding rubrerythrin family protein, with protein MEKVHAELYKEALKDPENFPIKDWYLCPICGYTVADEPPERRPVCGAKEEKFSKAA; from the coding sequence GTGGAAAAGGTCCACGCCGAGCTTTACAAGGAAGCCCTCAAAGATCCGGAAAACTTCCCCATCAAGGATTGGTATCTTTGTCCCATCTGCGGGTACACGGTGGCCGACGAACCGCCTGAGCGCCGCCCCGTCTGCGGCGCCAAGGAAGAGAAGTTCTCCAAGGCGGCGTGA
- a CDS encoding class II aldolase/adducin family protein, whose translation MLTETRLREAIVWVCRRLERKGLVAASDGNVSCRLCEECILITPSGRAKSELVPLDLLVTDLDGNVLRGRGKPSTEIRMHLLVYEKRPDVQAVVHAHPPLLTALSLAGKAFPAAALPEVWAILGPVPTAGYATPGTDEVPRSISPFVERHDAILLERHGVLTAAENLKKAYYLVEKMEHAAATFFYARLLSGAPLQSLPPEALQALKKHAAT comes from the coding sequence ATGCTCACGGAAACCAGGCTTCGGGAAGCGATCGTCTGGGTGTGCCGCCGGCTCGAACGTAAAGGGCTGGTGGCGGCGAGCGACGGGAATGTCAGCTGCCGCCTGTGCGAAGAGTGCATCCTGATAACACCGAGCGGGCGAGCCAAAAGCGAACTGGTTCCCCTGGACCTGCTGGTGACGGACCTCGATGGAAACGTGCTGAGGGGCCGGGGCAAACCTTCAACCGAAATCCGCATGCACCTCCTGGTCTATGAAAAGCGTCCCGACGTCCAAGCCGTGGTGCATGCCCATCCGCCGCTTCTCACGGCGCTCTCACTGGCCGGGAAGGCCTTCCCTGCGGCCGCGCTTCCAGAGGTATGGGCTATCCTGGGACCGGTTCCGACGGCCGGCTACGCAACGCCCGGGACCGACGAAGTCCCCCGGTCCATCTCACCCTTCGTGGAACGCCACGATGCGATCCTGCTGGAACGCCACGGGGTGCTCACCGCCGCGGAAAATTTGAAGAAGGCTTATTACCTGGTCGAAAAGATGGAACACGCCGCTGCGACTTTTTTCTATGCGCGGCTGCTTTCCGGTGCCCCGCTCCAGTCGCTTCCCCCGGAGGCTCTGCAGGCGCTGAAAAAGCATGCAGCCACCTGA
- a CDS encoding enoyl-CoA hydratase/isomerase family protein, translating into MAYETLLIDKKDRVGIVSLNRPNRFNTFSTTLALELNDAFIELDEVEDVSAVVVKGEGKAFSTGIDITEFPGKTPSEYHEWICVMDRMHLTIAAMKKPVVAMVHGYAVANGAGLMAAADFAVVAEGTKIGTTAINVGLLCTGPIIPVSTGLTKKKVLELLLCGELIDAEEALRLGLVNRVVPADKLEEETWAFVKNLLSKSPVALQMGKSFYYKMRDMSFSDGLAYGAELFARLCTTEDAREGVDAFMNKRKPEWKGR; encoded by the coding sequence ATGGCTTACGAAACGCTGCTGATTGACAAGAAGGATCGCGTCGGCATCGTATCGCTCAACCGGCCCAACCGGTTCAACACTTTCAGTACGACTCTGGCCTTGGAACTGAACGACGCTTTCATCGAACTGGATGAAGTCGAAGACGTTTCGGCGGTGGTGGTCAAGGGGGAAGGGAAGGCCTTTTCCACGGGAATCGATATCACCGAATTTCCAGGGAAAACCCCCAGCGAGTACCATGAATGGATCTGTGTGATGGACCGGATGCACCTTACCATCGCCGCTATGAAGAAGCCGGTGGTGGCCATGGTTCACGGCTACGCGGTGGCGAACGGAGCGGGCCTCATGGCCGCCGCCGATTTCGCCGTCGTAGCCGAAGGTACCAAGATCGGCACTACGGCTATCAACGTGGGCTTGCTGTGCACCGGCCCCATCATTCCGGTGAGCACCGGCCTCACCAAGAAGAAGGTTCTCGAATTGCTTCTGTGCGGCGAACTGATCGATGCCGAGGAAGCGTTGCGCCTGGGGCTGGTGAACCGGGTGGTGCCGGCGGACAAGCTGGAAGAGGAGACCTGGGCCTTCGTGAAGAACCTGCTTTCCAAGAGCCCCGTCGCGCTGCAGATGGGGAAATCCTTCTATTACAAAATGCGCGACATGTCGTTTTCGGATGGCCTGGCCTACGGCGCGGAACTGTTTGCGCGGCTGTGTACCACGGAAGACGCCCGCGAAGGCGTCGACGCCTTCATGAACAAACGCAAGCCGGAGTGGAAAGGCCGGTAA
- a CDS encoding S1C family serine protease, which yields MHRMWNMATLLAVLAFFCGFQDTARAVSEDERNNIELYQRLSPGVVNITSTVLERDFFFNIIPRQGTGSGSIISDKGYILTNHHVIEDARKLEVTLANGEKYTAEFIGSDPDTDLAVIKIDAPRDELVVIPMGASRDLKVGQKVLAIGNPFGLGQTLTTGVISSVGRTLRSPGGALVEDVIQTDASINPGNSGGPLIDSSGRMIGINTAIFSPTGANVGIGFAIPVDTAKRVVNDLIEKGYYAYPWIGATLMTLLPDFAEALKLPVKRGAMVVEVVPGGPADQAGIRGGTARAQIGNHILIVGGDIIVALEGNPVQDADSLIRELRSRRPGERVALEVVHWDGGRERVTVILGERPGGYRYR from the coding sequence ATGCATCGCATGTGGAATATGGCCACGCTTCTTGCGGTCCTCGCGTTTTTCTGTGGTTTCCAAGATACCGCCCGCGCGGTGAGTGAAGACGAGCGGAACAACATCGAACTCTACCAGCGACTGTCTCCCGGGGTTGTCAACATTACGAGTACGGTTCTGGAAAGGGATTTCTTTTTCAACATTATCCCCCGACAGGGGACGGGCTCCGGATCCATCATAAGTGACAAGGGGTACATCCTCACCAATCACCACGTGATCGAGGACGCCCGGAAGCTGGAGGTGACCCTTGCCAATGGAGAAAAGTACACGGCGGAATTCATCGGTTCAGATCCGGACACGGATCTGGCCGTGATCAAGATAGACGCGCCCCGGGACGAGCTGGTGGTGATCCCCATGGGGGCATCCCGCGACCTGAAGGTGGGCCAGAAAGTGCTCGCCATCGGAAACCCCTTCGGGCTGGGTCAGACGCTCACCACCGGCGTGATCAGTTCCGTGGGGCGGACGCTTCGTTCGCCCGGGGGCGCGCTGGTGGAGGACGTGATCCAGACGGACGCCTCCATCAATCCCGGAAACTCGGGAGGCCCTCTCATCGATTCTTCCGGCCGGATGATCGGCATCAATACGGCTATTTTCAGTCCCACGGGAGCGAACGTGGGCATCGGGTTCGCCATCCCCGTGGACACCGCCAAACGGGTGGTCAACGATCTCATCGAAAAGGGCTATTATGCCTATCCTTGGATCGGCGCCACCCTGATGACGCTGCTTCCGGACTTCGCCGAAGCGCTCAAGCTTCCCGTGAAGCGTGGGGCCATGGTGGTGGAAGTGGTGCCGGGCGGGCCGGCGGACCAGGCTGGCATCCGCGGAGGCACCGCCAGGGCCCAGATCGGCAATCACATCCTGATCGTCGGAGGTGATATCATCGTGGCTCTTGAAGGAAACCCGGTCCAGGATGCAGATTCGCTCATTCGGGAATTGAGAAGTCGAAGGCCGGGCGAGCGAGTGGCGTTGGAAGTGGTTCACTGGGACGGAGGCCGCGAGCGCGTCACGGTGATCCTGGGAGAACGCCCCGGCGGCTATCGGTATCGGTGA
- a CDS encoding glutamine amidotransferase codes for MRKLLVMKVGSTFEWLRSAKGDFEDWILRGLKVNGSRVHVLDVRKHEGFPPWEAVCGVVVTGSHAMVTDHHDWSERTAAWLKGAVDRNLPVLGICYGHQLLAYALGGTVGDNPRGMEFGTVLVSLEPEAAADPLFAGLPRRFDAHVSHTQSVLRLPPGARRLACSAGEPNQAFVVGDRAWGVQFHPEFDATVVIEYIKTSREPLEVQGVNVDALAAAVRETPHAGEVLERFSRLVPGCRDDSA; via the coding sequence ATGAGGAAGTTGCTGGTGATGAAAGTCGGAAGCACCTTCGAGTGGCTGCGCTCGGCGAAGGGTGATTTCGAGGATTGGATCTTGCGCGGCTTGAAGGTGAACGGCAGCCGGGTCCATGTCCTGGATGTTCGCAAACATGAAGGGTTTCCGCCCTGGGAGGCCGTTTGCGGCGTCGTGGTCACCGGGTCTCACGCCATGGTGACCGATCATCACGACTGGAGCGAGCGAACGGCCGCATGGTTGAAGGGCGCCGTGGATCGGAACCTGCCGGTCCTCGGGATCTGTTACGGCCACCAGCTCTTGGCCTACGCCTTGGGGGGAACGGTCGGGGACAATCCCAGGGGCATGGAATTCGGGACCGTGCTTGTAAGCCTGGAACCGGAAGCCGCCGCCGATCCCCTTTTTGCCGGTCTTCCCCGGCGGTTTGACGCTCATGTCTCCCACACTCAGTCGGTGCTCCGACTTCCGCCGGGAGCGAGACGGCTCGCCTGTAGCGCCGGCGAACCCAACCAGGCTTTTGTGGTGGGAGACCGGGCCTGGGGTGTTCAGTTTCATCCGGAGTTTGATGCGACGGTCGTTATCGAGTATATCAAGACGTCTCGGGAACCCCTGGAAGTGCAGGGGGTGAACGTGGACGCCTTGGCGGCGGCCGTCCGCGAAACGCCCCACGCTGGTGAGGTGCTGGAGCGTTTTTCGCGGCTCGTCCCGGGCTGCCGCGACGATTCGGCTTGA
- the gpmI gene encoding 2,3-bisphosphoglycerate-independent phosphoglycerate mutase, with the protein MDRAQVVLTGRRPRPLTIVIMDGIGYSEYTEGNAVAEGYTPHLDWLLENCPYTLLRAHGTAVGLPSDADMGNSEVGHNAIGAGRIYPQGARLVNEAIASGRLFQGDTWRKLIDYCRRNNGTLHFIGLLSDGNVHSHIDHLKAMLRCATEVERLPRCRVHILLDGRDVGETSALDYVIPFEEFLRELNERTGSDVRIASGGGRMKITMDRYEADWGMVALGWKTHVAGEGRAFPSAREAIETYRRENPGVIDQDLPPFVIADASGPVGPIRDGDSVIFFNYRGDRAIEISRAFEEDDFDKFPREPRPKVAYAGMMEYDGDLHIPKNYLVSPPHIQQSMAELLCERGIRQLAISETQKFGHVTYFWNGNRSGKFNPDLEEYIEIPSDAVPFEQRPWMKAAEITDRVIEEILSGRFDFIRLNYPNGDMVGHTGVYQAAHIAVEVVDLCVGRVMKAVEKAGGILIVTADHGNAEEMFERDEKTGKVKLHADGRPKAKTAHTLNPVWFIVYDPEGKGTLRINDRVPHPGLTNIAATCFQLLGLEPPEFYDPPLLLVS; encoded by the coding sequence GTGGATCGAGCTCAAGTGGTCCTCACCGGAAGACGGCCGAGGCCGCTCACCATCGTGATCATGGATGGGATCGGCTATTCGGAGTACACGGAAGGAAACGCGGTGGCCGAAGGCTACACGCCGCACCTGGACTGGTTGCTTGAGAACTGCCCGTATACGTTGCTTCGGGCCCATGGCACGGCGGTGGGGCTTCCTTCCGATGCGGACATGGGCAATTCGGAAGTGGGCCACAACGCCATCGGTGCGGGTCGGATCTACCCGCAGGGGGCAAGGCTGGTGAACGAAGCCATCGCTTCGGGCCGCCTTTTCCAAGGCGACACCTGGCGAAAGCTGATCGATTACTGCCGCCGCAACAACGGGACGCTCCACTTTATCGGCCTCTTATCAGACGGGAACGTCCACAGTCACATCGATCATCTCAAGGCCATGCTCCGCTGTGCTACGGAAGTGGAAAGACTTCCCCGCTGCCGCGTGCATATCCTCCTGGACGGAAGGGATGTGGGGGAAACATCCGCCCTCGATTATGTGATCCCTTTCGAAGAGTTTCTTCGGGAACTCAACGAGCGGACCGGTTCGGACGTGCGGATCGCCAGCGGCGGCGGGCGGATGAAGATCACCATGGACCGGTACGAGGCGGACTGGGGTATGGTGGCCCTGGGCTGGAAGACTCACGTGGCCGGAGAAGGGCGCGCCTTTCCTTCCGCCCGGGAAGCCATCGAAACCTATCGCCGCGAGAACCCCGGGGTGATCGATCAGGATCTGCCCCCTTTCGTGATCGCCGATGCTTCCGGGCCCGTAGGTCCTATAAGGGACGGCGATTCGGTGATCTTTTTCAATTACCGGGGAGATCGGGCCATCGAAATCAGCCGGGCCTTCGAAGAAGATGATTTCGACAAATTCCCTCGCGAGCCCCGACCGAAGGTGGCCTACGCCGGTATGATGGAATATGATGGGGATCTGCACATTCCAAAGAATTACCTCGTGTCACCCCCACACATCCAGCAGTCCATGGCTGAACTGCTCTGCGAGCGGGGTATTCGCCAGCTCGCCATCAGTGAAACCCAGAAATTCGGTCACGTGACCTATTTCTGGAACGGCAACCGATCGGGGAAGTTCAACCCGGATCTTGAGGAATACATCGAAATTCCATCGGATGCGGTGCCCTTCGAACAGCGGCCCTGGATGAAAGCCGCGGAAATCACCGACCGGGTCATAGAGGAGATCCTTTCAGGCCGTTTCGACTTCATACGCCTCAACTACCCCAACGGCGATATGGTAGGTCACACCGGGGTCTACCAGGCGGCGCATATCGCTGTGGAAGTGGTGGACCTGTGCGTCGGCCGCGTCATGAAGGCCGTCGAAAAAGCGGGCGGTATCCTCATCGTGACGGCCGATCATGGAAACGCCGAAGAAATGTTCGAACGGGACGAGAAGACAGGAAAGGTGAAGCTCCATGCCGACGGGCGGCCCAAGGCCAAGACGGCCCACACGCTGAACCCCGTGTGGTTCATCGTCTACGACCCGGAGGGAAAGGGAACGTTGAGAATCAACGACAGAGTCCCCCATCCCGGGCTCACCAACATCGCCGCTACCTGTTTCCAACTCCTCGGCCTGGAGCCGCCCGAGTTCTACGATCCGCCTCTGCTGCTGGTCAGCTGA
- a CDS encoding CDP-archaeol synthase, whose product MWLELKILFFLLAVNFAPPLLSHFLEDRWNAPLDGGRNFLDGRPLFGPHKTLRGTAGAVVLGTALGPLLGFTLWIGFSAAVLSMAGDLLSSFIKRRLGRPSGTTVAGLDQVFEGLFPFFIFSAQYPIGYFGVAVLVAAFSVTAWAGSFLFKHILLSKPHEAYPRRVRSRVRLRELRACQIRSNPWHRLINFEDAILYHFALKSALQLVGAYERGKRNARDVRLRRLIFHFPDLPGEFDGYTLLFLSDLHLDGLEGLTERLADIVSANPTDLCLLGGDYRMENVGPFNVALDQMARLIPRIAARDGILSVLGNHDCTEILDPLEKQGVRFLINDAHAVERSGAKLWIAGVDDPHYFQCDDLELATSLVPPGEFMILLAHTPEIYKKAARRGCRLYLCGHTHAGQIQLPKIGPLFTHSRAPRFTSEGVWYHGGMVGFTTAGAGVSGTPVRFRTFGEVVHITLRRRNA is encoded by the coding sequence TTGTGGCTTGAACTGAAGATTCTCTTTTTCCTGCTCGCCGTAAATTTCGCGCCTCCACTGCTATCCCATTTCCTGGAAGACCGCTGGAATGCGCCTCTGGATGGGGGAAGGAACTTTCTGGACGGACGGCCGTTGTTCGGGCCGCACAAGACCCTGCGCGGAACGGCGGGGGCCGTCGTGCTGGGCACGGCGCTCGGCCCGCTCCTCGGATTCACCCTGTGGATCGGATTTTCGGCGGCGGTCCTCAGCATGGCCGGCGACCTGCTTTCGAGCTTCATCAAGAGGCGCCTGGGCCGGCCGAGCGGCACCACGGTGGCGGGCCTGGATCAGGTGTTCGAGGGTCTCTTTCCGTTTTTCATTTTCTCGGCGCAGTACCCGATCGGGTACTTCGGCGTCGCCGTGCTGGTCGCGGCGTTCAGCGTCACGGCCTGGGCGGGCTCCTTTCTTTTCAAGCACATCCTGCTTTCGAAACCTCACGAAGCCTATCCGCGGCGCGTGCGTTCCCGGGTCCGCCTGAGGGAGCTGCGCGCTTGCCAGATCCGTTCCAACCCCTGGCACCGACTGATCAACTTCGAAGACGCCATTCTCTATCATTTCGCACTCAAGTCGGCCCTGCAGCTCGTGGGGGCTTACGAACGAGGAAAACGCAACGCCCGTGACGTCCGCCTCCGGCGCCTGATCTTCCATTTTCCAGATCTGCCCGGTGAGTTCGACGGCTATACCCTCCTCTTTCTTTCGGATCTTCACCTGGACGGCCTGGAAGGACTGACCGAACGACTCGCTGATATTGTTTCGGCAAACCCGACGGACCTTTGCCTGCTTGGAGGCGACTATCGCATGGAAAACGTCGGCCCCTTCAACGTGGCGCTCGACCAGATGGCCCGGCTGATCCCCCGGATCGCCGCCCGCGACGGCATCCTGAGCGTTCTCGGCAATCACGACTGCACGGAAATCCTCGACCCCCTGGAAAAACAGGGCGTGCGGTTCCTCATCAACGATGCCCACGCCGTGGAACGCTCGGGGGCGAAGCTCTGGATCGCCGGCGTCGACGATCCACATTATTTCCAATGCGACGATCTGGAACTGGCCACATCGCTCGTTCCGCCCGGCGAGTTCATGATTCTCTTGGCCCACACCCCGGAAATTTACAAAAAAGCGGCCCGTCGCGGCTGCCGCCTCTATCTGTGCGGCCATACCCACGCCGGGCAGATCCAGCTCCCGAAAATCGGTCCCCTTTTCACTCACAGCCGCGCCCCGCGTTTCACCAGCGAAGGGGTCTGGTATCACGGCGGCATGGTCGGTTTCACTACCGCCGGTGCGGGGGTGTCGGGAACACCGGTCCGATTTCGGACCTTCGGCGAAGTGGTTCATATCACGCTTCGTAGACGGAACGCCTGA
- the dtd gene encoding D-aminoacyl-tRNA deacylase produces the protein MRAVVQRVSEAEVSVGGAGVGRIGRGVLVLVGVGREDGPEDVRYLADKIVHLRIFPDDDGKMNRSVVDIGGDVLIVSQFTLWGDCRKGRRPSFVDAAPPEKAHALYLCLVEAVRSHPVRVATGRFQETMAVKLVNDGPVTLLLDSRKNF, from the coding sequence TTGAGGGCCGTGGTTCAACGGGTTTCCGAGGCGGAGGTGAGTGTCGGCGGGGCCGGTGTGGGACGCATCGGCCGCGGTGTCCTGGTACTGGTGGGCGTGGGGCGCGAGGACGGTCCGGAAGACGTCCGGTATCTCGCCGACAAGATCGTCCACTTGCGGATCTTTCCCGACGACGACGGAAAGATGAACCGGTCGGTCGTGGATATCGGGGGCGACGTACTGATTGTTTCTCAGTTCACCCTTTGGGGAGATTGCCGAAAGGGGCGCCGCCCCTCCTTCGTGGACGCCGCTCCGCCCGAGAAGGCCCACGCTCTGTACCTGTGCCTGGTTGAAGCCGTTCGAAGTCATCCCGTTCGGGTGGCCACAGGCCGCTTTCAGGAAACCATGGCCGTGAAGCTGGTAAACGACGGCCCCGTTACGCTCCTTCTGGACAGTCGAAAAAACTTTTGA
- a CDS encoding ABC transporter ATP-binding protein, whose protein sequence is MRLGEGAGSATVLQWFLKEKMLVGGLVVSLALQAAIAVVEPWPLQVVFDCVIGRAPLSWWLSPWEERLSAEPRHELLFIMVFALIAFAAATGAALYIQNQLLTRLNQTVVQRLRVTFFGHVVQLPIAFFQRMGPGEIISRLTADTADLQPLIEGALILMFRSIPTFLGIFVLMAWIDPPLALLVVAAAPILAFGTVYFGKRVKQATRRQRSYEAEVAAVTEVATRTQKCLKILGLCEQATRRLEERCLQSLEAAVEAGSWQGGYTATVHITLAGGIAAVLLVGVYRIEAGRISAGELLVFMSYLRSIYKPVRELSKYFNKISKGLACKERIEEILALTPCQLGVCGDSKDAVPMPPFRYVIRFEGVAYAYEPNRPVLEDITFTVRKGQKIGIVGDSGSGKSTLLNLIPRFLDPSEGCIYIDDRDIRTFTLESLRSQVAIVPQEHIIFPATVLENIALGRPESPAGRDEILRAAKEANAHSFITRLPQGYDTLLGPSGTELSIGQAKRIHIARALLRNAPIILLDEPTAGLDPSSESKVMEAFDRLMRRGTLFVVTHYLPLIANADAILVLERGRIVQQGRHDELVQEGRYAELWADFVRHLE, encoded by the coding sequence ATGCGCCTTGGGGAGGGGGCCGGCTCCGCTACAGTGCTCCAGTGGTTTCTCAAAGAAAAGATGCTCGTTGGCGGGCTGGTCGTTTCACTTGCGCTTCAGGCCGCAATCGCAGTGGTGGAGCCCTGGCCTCTACAGGTTGTCTTCGACTGCGTCATCGGCCGTGCACCCTTATCGTGGTGGCTATCGCCCTGGGAAGAACGGCTTTCCGCTGAGCCGCGCCATGAGCTTCTCTTCATCATGGTCTTTGCGCTCATCGCTTTCGCAGCGGCTACGGGAGCCGCCCTTTACATTCAAAACCAGCTCCTCACCCGCCTCAATCAAACGGTCGTTCAGAGACTCCGGGTGACTTTTTTCGGTCACGTCGTTCAATTGCCGATCGCCTTCTTCCAGCGCATGGGCCCTGGAGAAATCATCTCGAGGCTCACCGCCGATACCGCCGACCTGCAGCCGCTTATCGAAGGCGCTTTGATCCTTATGTTCCGGAGCATTCCAACCTTCCTTGGAATCTTCGTCCTCATGGCCTGGATCGATCCGCCGCTTGCTCTATTGGTCGTCGCTGCGGCGCCTATTCTCGCATTCGGAACCGTCTATTTTGGGAAAAGAGTCAAACAAGCAACCCGGCGACAGCGAAGTTATGAAGCGGAGGTGGCGGCGGTCACGGAAGTGGCCACTCGCACCCAGAAGTGCCTGAAAATCCTGGGCTTGTGCGAACAGGCGACCCGGCGCCTCGAAGAACGTTGCCTTCAAAGCTTGGAAGCCGCCGTCGAAGCCGGCTCGTGGCAGGGCGGCTACACGGCCACCGTCCACATCACCTTGGCGGGCGGCATTGCGGCGGTTCTGCTGGTGGGCGTCTACCGCATCGAAGCGGGTCGGATCAGCGCGGGAGAGTTACTGGTTTTCATGAGCTACCTGCGGAGCATCTACAAGCCGGTGAGGGAATTGTCCAAGTATTTCAACAAGATTTCAAAGGGGCTCGCCTGCAAGGAACGCATCGAAGAAATACTGGCACTCACCCCGTGCCAGTTGGGAGTGTGCGGGGATAGCAAAGACGCCGTTCCCATGCCGCCGTTCCGCTACGTCATCCGATTCGAGGGCGTCGCCTACGCTTACGAACCGAACCGACCCGTTTTGGAAGACATCACCTTCACTGTCCGCAAGGGGCAGAAGATCGGCATCGTCGGCGACTCCGGGTCGGGGAAATCCACACTTCTCAATCTTATCCCCCGATTCCTCGATCCCAGCGAGGGCTGCATTTACATCGACGATCGCGATATCCGGACGTTCACGCTGGAATCGCTTCGGAGCCAAGTGGCCATCGTCCCTCAGGAACACATCATCTTCCCCGCCACGGTGTTGGAAAATATTGCGTTGGGTCGGCCCGAGTCCCCCGCCGGCCGAGACGAGATCCTTCGGGCGGCAAAGGAAGCCAACGCCCACTCCTTCATCACTCGGCTCCCGCAAGGCTATGACACCCTCCTGGGCCCCTCAGGCACGGAACTCTCCATCGGACAGGCCAAACGCATCCACATCGCTCGGGCGCTCCTTCGAAACGCCCCCATTATCCTCCTGGACGAACCCACCGCGGGACTAGATCCCTCCTCCGAATCCAAGGTCATGGAAGCGTTTGACCGGCTGATGCGCCGCGGCACCCTCTTTGTCGTCACCCACTACCTGCCGCTCATCGCCAACGCCGATGCCATCTTGGTGCTGGAGCGAGGTCGGATCGTCCAGCAGGGCCGCCATGACGAATTGGTGCAGGAAGGACGTTACGCCGAACTGTGGGCGGACTTTGTGAGGCATCTGGAATGA